One genomic region from Spirosoma sp. KCTC 42546 encodes:
- a CDS encoding TldD/PmbA family protein has translation MSNISKEEAKKILEKALSFSKADEMSVSLGGGRTSNIRYALNSVSSGGESDNMSLLVTAGIGKRMGSATINEFNDKALERTVRRAEEIARLAPENSEYMPMIGPQTYLETPMYSENTAKMDAEYRAQVAFDSVDACEQKNLSAAGFMQDTTGFSAIANSKGLFGYNKATSVDFSVTVRTADATGSGYVTRDFNDISKLKTRSVTGIAMQKALASTNARALEPGKYTVILEPTAMSTLLQSMMSGMDTRLADEGRSFLSKKGGGTRLGEKLIDERVTIYSDPMNPDAPSEPFAGEGRNRTGSFLGGGGAVGDGRPQEKITWFENGVVKNMSYSRFWADKKGVKAIPPPTGFIMAGGNQSLADLIKSTDKGILVTRLWYVRMVDPKTLLQTGLTRDGTFYIENGQIKFPIKNFRFNESAVIVLNNVEALGAPIRVNGNMIPPVKARDFTFTSLSDAV, from the coding sequence ATGTCCAATATATCTAAAGAAGAAGCGAAGAAAATTCTGGAAAAAGCATTGTCTTTTTCCAAAGCCGATGAAATGAGTGTTAGCCTGGGTGGCGGCCGGACCAGTAATATTCGGTATGCGCTCAATAGTGTCTCTTCCGGCGGTGAATCAGACAATATGTCGCTGTTGGTTACAGCGGGTATCGGTAAACGGATGGGTTCGGCAACGATCAATGAGTTTAACGATAAGGCACTTGAACGAACCGTCCGGCGGGCCGAAGAAATTGCCAGACTAGCCCCCGAAAACTCTGAATATATGCCCATGATCGGGCCACAGACGTACCTCGAAACGCCGATGTATTCAGAAAATACGGCGAAGATGGACGCTGAATATCGGGCTCAGGTCGCATTCGACAGCGTTGACGCCTGTGAACAAAAGAACCTTAGTGCAGCCGGGTTCATGCAGGATACAACTGGTTTCTCGGCCATTGCCAACAGCAAAGGGTTATTCGGCTACAACAAAGCTACCTCGGTCGATTTCTCGGTTACAGTTCGAACGGCCGACGCAACTGGCTCAGGCTATGTTACCCGTGACTTCAATGACATATCGAAACTGAAGACCCGTTCGGTAACGGGCATTGCCATGCAGAAAGCGCTGGCCTCTACAAATGCACGAGCTTTAGAACCAGGCAAGTATACCGTCATTCTGGAGCCTACCGCCATGAGTACATTGTTGCAGAGCATGATGTCGGGTATGGACACACGTCTGGCCGATGAAGGCCGGAGTTTTCTGAGCAAAAAAGGGGGCGGCACCCGCTTAGGCGAAAAGCTCATTGATGAACGGGTAACCATTTACTCCGATCCAATGAATCCTGATGCTCCAAGCGAACCCTTCGCTGGTGAAGGCCGAAACCGCACGGGTTCGTTCCTGGGTGGAGGTGGTGCCGTTGGCGACGGTCGTCCGCAGGAGAAAATAACGTGGTTCGAGAATGGGGTCGTGAAAAACATGAGCTATTCCCGTTTCTGGGCCGATAAGAAAGGGGTAAAAGCCATTCCCCCACCCACGGGTTTTATTATGGCAGGGGGCAACCAATCACTGGCCGATCTGATCAAAAGTACCGATAAGGGTATTTTAGTGACCCGGCTCTGGTACGTTCGGATGGTCGATCCAAAAACCTTGCTGCAAACGGGCTTAACGCGGGATGGTACTTTTTACATCGAAAATGGTCAGATCAAGTTCCCGATCAAGAACTTCCGATTCAATGAAAGCGCAGTCATCGTGTTGAATAATGTGGAAGCGTTAGGCGCGCCAATTCGGGTCAATGGCAACATGATTCCACCCGTAAAAGCCCGCGACTTTACGTTCACGAGTTTATCAGACGCTGTGTAG
- a CDS encoding TldD/PmbA family protein — MNRRDFTQTLGLGAAGLFLPKTPALARSVTAEELLEPGLDVAIKKRLADVALNAATAKGATYADVRIARYLNQYVMTREDKVQNIINTESFGVGVRVIANGCWGFAAMGETQSEDDVARTAEKAVAFAKAHSRLMKKPVQLAPQKGFGEVSWKTKVTKNSFEIPVKEKTDLLLAVNGAAMTNGADFVNSTLFMINEQKYFASTDGSYIDQDVHRIWPNFTVTAVDKASGLMATRESLSAPMGRSYDYLQTAPPDRLTGVTTRYNQGYDMLEDATAAAKQARLKLKAKSVEPGKWDLVLDPSHTYLTIHESVGHATELDRVLGYEANLAGTSFATFDKWKSKNFNYGSKDVNFFADKTQAGSLGDVGWDDEGVKTKKWDIIKDGILVNYQAIRDQVHMLGETESQGCCYADSWSTVQFQRMANISLAPGKERLTVDEMIKDVKKGIYIIGDGSYSIDQQRYNFQFGGQLFYEIRDGQIAGMLRDVAYQSNTQEFWNSCVKVCDERDYRMGGTFFDGKGQPAQINSVSHGSSTARFNGVNVLNTGRKI, encoded by the coding sequence TTGAATCGTAGAGATTTTACGCAAACACTAGGGTTGGGTGCTGCCGGGCTTTTTTTGCCCAAAACACCAGCCCTTGCCCGAAGCGTCACCGCAGAGGAGCTACTGGAGCCGGGTCTGGATGTAGCCATTAAGAAACGGTTGGCCGATGTTGCCTTAAATGCCGCCACTGCCAAAGGGGCCACCTACGCCGATGTGCGAATTGCCCGTTACCTGAATCAGTACGTTATGACTCGTGAAGACAAGGTGCAGAACATCATCAACACGGAGTCGTTTGGCGTGGGGGTACGTGTCATTGCCAACGGCTGTTGGGGATTTGCGGCTATGGGCGAAACACAAAGTGAAGACGATGTAGCCAGAACAGCCGAAAAAGCGGTTGCGTTTGCCAAAGCTCACTCCAGACTCATGAAAAAGCCCGTGCAGCTTGCCCCCCAAAAAGGCTTTGGCGAAGTGTCCTGGAAGACAAAAGTCACGAAGAACTCGTTTGAGATCCCCGTCAAAGAAAAAACGGATTTGCTATTAGCCGTTAATGGGGCAGCCATGACTAATGGTGCCGATTTTGTGAATTCAACCCTGTTCATGATCAATGAGCAGAAATATTTTGCCTCCACCGATGGCTCCTACATCGATCAGGATGTCCACCGTATCTGGCCAAATTTCACTGTTACGGCTGTTGATAAAGCGAGCGGGCTGATGGCAACCCGAGAGTCCCTGAGTGCGCCAATGGGCCGAAGTTACGACTACCTACAAACCGCCCCTCCCGACCGTCTGACGGGTGTGACTACCCGCTATAATCAGGGGTACGACATGCTCGAAGATGCAACAGCAGCCGCTAAACAGGCCCGTTTAAAGTTAAAAGCCAAGTCGGTAGAGCCCGGCAAATGGGACTTAGTGCTGGACCCGTCACACACTTATTTAACGATCCACGAATCGGTCGGACACGCAACGGAACTGGACCGGGTATTGGGTTACGAAGCCAATTTGGCCGGTACTTCCTTTGCAACGTTCGATAAGTGGAAGTCGAAAAACTTCAATTATGGCAGCAAGGACGTTAACTTCTTCGCCGACAAAACGCAAGCAGGTTCGCTGGGCGATGTAGGTTGGGACGACGAAGGCGTGAAAACTAAGAAATGGGACATTATTAAAGATGGCATTTTGGTCAACTACCAGGCCATCCGCGATCAGGTGCATATGCTGGGCGAAACCGAGTCGCAGGGCTGCTGTTATGCCGATAGCTGGAGCACGGTTCAGTTTCAGCGGATGGCCAATATTTCGTTAGCGCCGGGCAAAGAGCGGCTCACAGTCGACGAAATGATCAAGGATGTTAAGAAAGGCATTTACATCATTGGCGATGGCTCCTATTCCATTGACCAACAACGCTATAACTTCCAGTTTGGCGGCCAGTTATTCTACGAAATCAGAGACGGCCAGATTGCTGGCATGCTTCGGGATGTGGCTTATCAGTCCAATACGCAGGAATTCTGGAACTCGTGCGTGAAAGTGTGTGATGAACGCGACTACCGAATGGGGGGCACCTTCTTCGACGGTAAAGGCCAGCCCGCTCAAATCAATTCGGTTTCGCACGGCAGCTCAACGGCCCGGTTCAACGGCGTAAACGTACTCAACACGGGACGGAAAATTTAA
- a CDS encoding TldD/PmbA family protein codes for MAILTKEEAKKIIDKVLAFSKADEMSVSLTGNRTGNIRYARNSVSTSGVSDNISLAVTSVYGKRSGTATINEFDDASLEKTVRRAEEIAKLAPENPEYMPMLGPQTYLETSTYAESTAKIDPEFRAKAAFDSIDPCRKKNLTAAGYMEDTTGFSSIGNSKGLFGYNRATSVDFSITVRTADGLGSGYANPDVTDVSKLNTKATTEIAMQKALASASARALEPGKYTVILEPTASVELLQNMMRSMDARNADEGRSFLSKKGGGTRLGEKLFDERVTFISDPMNPELPLSPFGGGGGGGGQGRFGGGGGDGVPQEKRTWIENGVVKNMYYSRYWADKKGVKPIPAPGGFIMLGGTQSLADLIKSTDKGILVTRFWYIRAVDPQTQLYTGLTRDGTFYIENGQIKFPVKNFRFNESPVIMLNNLEAMGKPVRVGGNLIPPMKIRDFTFTSLSDAV; via the coding sequence ATGGCAATCTTAACAAAAGAAGAAGCAAAAAAGATAATCGATAAGGTGCTGGCGTTCTCGAAGGCGGATGAAATGAGTGTTAGCCTAACGGGCAACCGCACAGGCAACATTCGCTACGCCCGAAATTCTGTTTCAACCAGCGGTGTATCCGATAACATTTCCCTGGCTGTAACGTCTGTTTATGGCAAGCGTTCGGGTACGGCCACGATCAACGAGTTTGATGACGCATCACTCGAGAAGACCGTTCGGCGGGCTGAAGAAATTGCCAAACTGGCCCCAGAGAACCCAGAGTATATGCCGATGCTAGGCCCACAAACGTATCTGGAAACCAGTACATATGCCGAAAGCACCGCTAAAATTGACCCTGAATTTCGGGCTAAAGCGGCTTTTGATAGCATCGATCCCTGCCGAAAAAAGAATCTGACAGCAGCGGGTTACATGGAAGATACAACCGGGTTCTCATCCATTGGCAATAGTAAAGGGCTGTTTGGGTATAACCGGGCCACTAGTGTTGACTTTTCAATCACCGTCCGCACGGCCGATGGCTTAGGCTCAGGCTATGCCAACCCAGACGTAACCGACGTTAGCAAGCTTAACACCAAAGCAACCACCGAAATAGCCATGCAAAAAGCATTGGCCTCGGCGAGTGCGCGCGCGTTGGAACCCGGCAAGTATACCGTTATTCTGGAACCAACCGCTTCCGTTGAACTACTGCAAAACATGATGCGCAGTATGGACGCCCGGAATGCCGACGAAGGCCGCAGCTTTCTGAGCAAGAAAGGGGGCGGTACCCGGCTCGGCGAGAAACTCTTCGATGAGCGCGTTACCTTCATCTCCGACCCAATGAACCCTGAGTTACCTTTATCGCCCTTTGGCGGAGGAGGTGGTGGCGGTGGTCAGGGTCGCTTTGGTGGCGGTGGTGGCGATGGCGTACCGCAGGAAAAACGGACCTGGATCGAGAATGGCGTTGTTAAGAACATGTATTATTCGCGCTATTGGGCTGATAAGAAAGGGGTTAAGCCGATCCCTGCTCCAGGCGGTTTCATTATGCTGGGTGGTACTCAATCCCTGGCCGACCTGATCAAGAGCACGGATAAGGGCATTCTGGTGACCCGGTTCTGGTATATCCGCGCGGTTGATCCGCAAACCCAATTGTATACCGGCCTTACCCGCGACGGGACGTTCTATATTGAGAACGGGCAGATTAAGTTTCCGGTGAAGAATTTCCGGTTTAACGAAAGCCCGGTTATCATGCTCAATAACCTTGAAGCAATGGGAAAACCGGTTCGAGTGGGCGGTAATCTAATTCCCCCAATGAAGATTCGGGACTTTACGTTCACGAGCTTATCAGACGCCGTATAG
- a CDS encoding TldD/PmbA family protein: MNRRDFNQLLSMGTAGILMPSLPAFSRSVTPEALLEPGLDVSMKKRLADAALNAAKSKGATYADVRIGRYLNQFVLTRENKVQGIINTESYGVGVRVIANGCWGFASVGDARDEAVVAKAAETAVQIAKANARLLTEPVQLAPQKGFGEVSWKAPIKKNAFEVPIKEKVDLLLAANAEAMKNGANFVNNVLFQVNEQKYFASTDGTYADQDIHRIGPSFTVTAVDTQSGKFATRNSLSSPMGMGYDYLQVNPSDKVGGITTRYNKGYDMMEDITAAAKQAKEKLTAKSVEAGKYDLVLDPSHLWLTIHESVGHPLELDRVLGYEANYAGTSFVTLDKWKSKDFAYGSKEVNLVADKTQVGSLGAVGWDDEGVKTKKWDLVRNGTLVNYQAIRDQVHIIGEKESQGCCYADNWSSVQFQRMANVSLEAGKTPLSVDQMIKDVKKGIYIIGDGSFSIDQQRYNFQFGGQLFYEIKDGQIVGMLKDVAYQANTREFWNSCAAVCDQSDYRLGGAFNDGKGQPSQSSAVSHGSATARFNGVNVINTARKI, encoded by the coding sequence ATGAATCGTCGAGATTTTAACCAATTACTAAGCATGGGGACAGCCGGCATTTTGATGCCCTCTCTGCCCGCTTTTTCCCGCTCTGTTACGCCCGAAGCCCTGCTGGAACCCGGCCTTGATGTTTCTATGAAGAAACGGCTGGCCGATGCGGCTCTGAACGCAGCCAAATCGAAAGGTGCTACCTACGCCGATGTGCGCATTGGCCGGTACCTGAATCAGTTCGTCCTCACCCGCGAGAACAAAGTGCAGGGGATTATCAATACCGAGTCCTACGGTGTTGGCGTTCGGGTGATTGCCAATGGTTGCTGGGGATTTGCATCTGTAGGCGATGCCCGTGATGAGGCCGTCGTTGCAAAAGCAGCCGAAACAGCTGTACAGATTGCAAAAGCCAACGCCCGGCTCTTGACGGAACCGGTACAATTGGCCCCTCAGAAAGGCTTCGGTGAAGTAAGCTGGAAAGCCCCTATTAAGAAAAATGCCTTTGAAGTGCCCATCAAGGAAAAGGTGGATTTGCTACTGGCAGCCAACGCGGAGGCCATGAAAAACGGCGCGAACTTCGTGAATAACGTATTGTTCCAGGTGAATGAGCAAAAGTATTTTGCTTCCACCGATGGCACCTACGCCGATCAGGACATTCACCGCATTGGACCGAGCTTTACGGTGACGGCGGTTGATACGCAAAGTGGCAAATTTGCTACTCGTAACTCATTGAGTTCACCCATGGGCATGGGTTACGATTATTTGCAGGTCAACCCAAGTGACAAAGTAGGTGGCATCACAACCCGGTATAACAAGGGTTATGATATGATGGAAGACATCACCGCAGCGGCTAAACAAGCCAAAGAGAAACTGACTGCGAAGTCGGTAGAGGCTGGCAAATATGATCTTGTTCTCGATCCATCCCACCTCTGGCTCACTATCCACGAATCGGTTGGTCACCCCCTCGAACTGGATCGTGTATTGGGTTATGAAGCAAACTACGCCGGTACGTCCTTCGTCACCCTCGATAAATGGAAGTCAAAAGACTTCGCGTATGGTAGTAAAGAGGTAAACCTGGTGGCCGACAAAACACAGGTGGGTTCGCTGGGCGCAGTTGGCTGGGACGATGAAGGTGTGAAGACGAAGAAATGGGATTTGGTCAGAAACGGTACGTTGGTAAACTACCAGGCCATTCGGGATCAGGTTCACATCATCGGCGAGAAAGAGTCGCAGGGTTGCTGCTATGCCGATAACTGGAGTTCGGTACAGTTCCAGCGGATGGCCAATGTATCGCTGGAGGCTGGAAAAACGCCCTTGTCGGTAGATCAAATGATTAAAGATGTCAAAAAAGGCATTTATATTATTGGCGATGGGTCGTTCTCTATTGACCAGCAACGGTATAACTTCCAGTTCGGTGGTCAGCTGTTCTACGAAATTAAAGACGGGCAGATCGTGGGCATGCTGAAAGATGTTGCCTATCAGGCCAATACCCGTGAATTCTGGAATTCCTGCGCTGCTGTTTGTGACCAGAGCGATTACCGGTTGGGTGGTGCTTTCAACGATGGAAAAGGCCAACCCTCGCAGTCGAGCGCCGTTTCACACGGTAGCGCAACCGCTCGCTTCAACGGTGTCAACGTGATCAATACAGCTCGTAAAATCTAG
- a CDS encoding GxxExxY protein, which yields MHGDAQRTTEDHLATITIGKAIEVHRALGPGLLESAYQECLFYELQVSGLYVEREKPMPIVYKDVVLEHGYRLDLLIENKLVVELKTVEELNDLHMAQLLTYLKFGNYRLGLLINFRVKMLRDGIKRFTNFSL from the coding sequence ATGCACGGAGACGCACAGAGAACCACAGAGGATCATTTGGCAACCATTACAATTGGAAAAGCTATTGAGGTACATCGAGCACTAGGGCCGGGCCTACTTGAATCAGCGTATCAGGAATGTTTGTTTTATGAACTTCAGGTCTCCGGCCTTTATGTTGAGCGAGAGAAACCAATGCCTATTGTTTACAAAGACGTCGTTTTAGAACATGGTTATCGGTTGGACCTATTGATTGAAAATAAGTTAGTTGTCGAACTCAAAACCGTTGAGGAATTGAACGACTTACACATGGCTCAATTACTGACCTACTTAAAATTTGGAAATTACCGATTAGGCTTACTTATTAATTTCCGCGTCAAGATGTTGCGCGATGGCATTAAACGATTTACAAATTTTTCTCTGTGA
- a CDS encoding TldD/PmbA family protein has translation MATILTKEEAKKIIDKVLSYAKADETSVNLSGGRTGNIRYARNSVSTSGESTNLSIGVTSVFGKRSGTATINEFDDASLEKTVRRAEEIAKLAPENPEYMPMLGPQTYLSTDPYAESTAKMTPDFRAQATFESLDPCRKKNLTAAGYMEDSTRFNAIGNSKGLSAYNRETSVEFSITVRTADGLGSGYATQDVTDVSKLSTKNMTEVAMQKALASASARALEPGKYTVILEPAALVSNVDASLMVALVRSMDARNADEGRSFLSKKGGGTRLGEKLFDERVTIYSDPTNPEVPNGAFSGDGRPQEKVTWIEKGVVKNMPYSRYWAEKKGVHATPPGGNFIMEGGTQSLADMIKSTEKGILVTRLWYIRPVDPQTLLYTGLTRDGTFYIENGQIKFPVKNFRFNESPVIMLNNLEAMGKSVRIGGNLVPPLKIRDFTFTSLSDAV, from the coding sequence ATGGCAACCATCCTAACCAAAGAAGAAGCAAAAAAGATAATTGACAAAGTGCTTTCCTACGCGAAAGCGGATGAGACGAGTGTCAATCTGTCGGGAGGGCGCACGGGAAATATTCGCTATGCCCGTAACTCGGTCTCGACCAGTGGCGAAAGCACGAATCTTTCTATCGGGGTAACATCCGTTTTCGGCAAACGATCCGGTACAGCTACTATCAACGAATTTGATGATGCGTCGCTGGAAAAAACCGTTCGGCGGGCCGAAGAAATTGCCAAACTGGCCCCAGAGAACCCAGAGTATATGCCGATGCTGGGGCCACAGACGTATCTGTCGACAGACCCCTATGCCGAAAGTACCGCTAAAATGACCCCCGACTTCCGGGCACAGGCTACCTTCGAGAGCCTTGACCCCTGCCGGAAAAAGAACCTGACGGCGGCTGGGTATATGGAAGATTCAACCCGCTTCAATGCAATCGGCAACAGCAAAGGGTTATCGGCTTATAATCGCGAAACATCCGTTGAATTTTCCATCACCGTCCGTACGGCTGACGGTTTAGGTTCAGGATACGCGACGCAGGACGTTACCGACGTATCGAAACTGAGTACCAAAAACATGACCGAAGTCGCCATGCAAAAAGCGCTGGCATCGGCAAGTGCCCGCGCGTTGGAGCCTGGCAAGTACACGGTTATTCTTGAACCTGCCGCCCTGGTCTCGAACGTCGATGCATCCCTCATGGTGGCGTTGGTTCGATCCATGGATGCGCGGAATGCCGATGAAGGCCGTTCGTTTCTGAGTAAGAAAGGCGGTGGCACCCGACTCGGCGAAAAACTCTTCGATGAACGCGTCACCATTTACTCCGATCCAACCAATCCCGAAGTACCCAATGGTGCCTTCAGTGGGGACGGCCGGCCGCAGGAAAAAGTAACATGGATCGAAAAGGGTGTGGTAAAAAACATGCCTTACTCCCGGTACTGGGCCGAAAAGAAAGGCGTACATGCCACTCCTCCAGGCGGCAACTTCATTATGGAAGGCGGCACCCAGTCGCTGGCCGACATGATTAAAAGTACGGAGAAAGGTATTCTGGTAACGCGTCTGTGGTACATCCGCCCGGTCGATCCGCAAACGCTGCTGTACACCGGCCTTACCCGCGACGGGACGTTCTACATCGAAAACGGGCAGATCAAGTTTCCGGTCAAGAATTTCCGGTTCAATGAAAGTCCGGTTATCATGCTCAATAACCTCGAAGCAATGGGAAAATCTGTTCGTATCGGGGGTAATCTGGTACCGCCACTCAAAATCCGAGACTTTACTTTTACTAGCTTGTCAGACGCGGTATAG
- a CDS encoding TldD/PmbA family protein: MQRRDFIQLSGLGVGGLLTAGVPVFGNAVSPEYLREASGRGVGIDTAAKKRLADIALNAAKSKGATYTDVRIGRYLQQFVFTRETKVQNITSAESFGVGIRVIANGTWGFAATSIVTPDAIAKCAETAVAIAKANAKLQTEPVQLAPQKGVGEVTWKTPIKKNAFEIPVQQKIDLLMNVNGEAMKNGAAFVTSNLFFINEQKYFASTDGSYIDQDVHRIWPTFTVSVVDRAAGKFKTRDAISSPMGMGYEYLEGLDSEKIKAPNGLVGYRNSYDMVEDAIMASKQAKEKLTAKTVQPGKYDLVLDPNHLGLTIHESVGHPTELDRVLGYEANYAGTSFATLDKWKTKNFNYGSKLVNIVADKTQPYTLGTVGYDDEGVPCKKWDLIKDGILVNYQAIRDQAAILGEKESNGCCYADNWDSVQFQRMPNVSLQPGTEKRSVFDMIKGVDKGIYIIGRGSYSIDQQRYNFQFGGQLFYEIKNGEIVGMLDDVAYQSNTQEFWNSCAQLCDKDDYRTFGSFFDGKGQPSQVSAVSHGSATTRFNGVNVINTGRKI, from the coding sequence ATGCAAAGACGAGATTTTATCCAGTTGTCTGGCTTAGGCGTTGGTGGCCTGCTGACAGCTGGTGTTCCGGTATTTGGCAATGCAGTATCTCCTGAATACCTGCGTGAAGCCAGTGGCCGGGGTGTTGGCATCGACACAGCCGCCAAGAAACGATTAGCCGACATTGCCCTTAACGCGGCCAAAAGCAAAGGAGCTACGTATACCGACGTCCGTATTGGCCGATACCTTCAGCAATTCGTGTTTACACGCGAGACGAAGGTGCAGAACATTACCAGTGCCGAATCCTTTGGGGTCGGTATTCGGGTTATTGCCAATGGAACCTGGGGCTTTGCCGCCACCAGCATCGTTACGCCCGATGCCATTGCCAAATGTGCCGAAACAGCCGTAGCCATTGCCAAGGCGAATGCCAAACTCCAAACCGAGCCCGTTCAACTGGCTCCCCAAAAGGGCGTTGGCGAAGTAACCTGGAAAACGCCGATCAAGAAAAATGCCTTCGAGATCCCGGTTCAGCAGAAGATCGACTTGCTGATGAACGTGAACGGCGAAGCCATGAAAAATGGAGCCGCCTTCGTTACGTCGAACCTGTTTTTCATCAACGAGCAAAAATACTTTGCCTCCACCGATGGCTCTTACATTGATCAGGATGTTCACCGGATCTGGCCAACCTTTACGGTATCCGTTGTTGATCGGGCCGCCGGGAAATTTAAAACCCGCGATGCCATCAGCTCACCCATGGGTATGGGGTATGAATACCTGGAGGGTCTGGATTCGGAGAAAATCAAGGCGCCAAACGGCCTTGTCGGCTATCGAAATTCTTACGATATGGTCGAGGATGCCATTATGGCGTCTAAACAGGCGAAGGAAAAACTAACCGCCAAGACCGTCCAGCCGGGCAAATACGACCTCGTACTCGACCCCAATCACCTGGGCCTAACCATCCACGAATCGGTTGGCCACCCTACTGAACTCGACCGCGTACTCGGTTACGAAGCCAACTATGCCGGAACCAGTTTCGCCACCTTAGACAAGTGGAAGACGAAAAACTTCAATTACGGCAGTAAATTAGTAAATATCGTCGCAGACAAAACCCAGCCATATACCTTGGGAACCGTTGGCTACGACGATGAAGGCGTTCCCTGCAAAAAATGGGATTTGATTAAAGATGGGATACTGGTCAATTACCAGGCCATCCGCGATCAGGCGGCTATTCTGGGCGAAAAAGAATCGAACGGATGTTGCTATGCCGATAACTGGGATTCAGTGCAGTTTCAGCGGATGCCCAACGTATCCTTGCAACCCGGTACAGAAAAACGCTCGGTTTTCGATATGATCAAAGGGGTTGACAAAGGAATCTATATCATTGGTCGGGGTTCGTATTCTATTGATCAACAACGCTATAACTTCCAGTTCGGCGGGCAATTGTTCTACGAAATCAAGAATGGCGAAATCGTGGGTATGCTCGATGATGTAGCGTATCAGTCCAATACGCAGGAATTCTGGAACTCCTGCGCCCAGCTTTGCGACAAAGACGACTACCGCACCTTCGGTTCCTTCTTCGATGGGAAAGGCCAGCCTTCGCAGGTCAGCGCCGTTTCGCACGGTAGCGCAACCACCCGATTCAACGGCGTCAACGTAATCAACACCGGACGGAAAATATAG
- a CDS encoding RimK family alpha-L-glutamate ligase, translated as MSTKSKIGILFGQENTFPQAFVDRVNEKQSTFLAEFVSIDQVEQSVPTDYAVIIDRISQDVPFYKAFLKNAALTGTAVVNNPFWWSADEKFFNNALAVQLGVPVPKTILLPSKERPDDTNHNSFRNLKHMNWDGIFQHIGFPAFMKPHAGGGWKSVYKVDNPEQMFKAYDETGQLVMLYQEAIDFTDYFRCYCIGGKDVLIMPYEPRNPHHLRYAAQMQTTGDAGKKLLATMTDYVLKLNHGLGYDFNTVEFAVRDGIPIAIDFCNPAPDADVHSVGQANFDWVVEAAANMAIDRAKKAQKGTNNLTWGTFVRGSVMSQEPVTPAKETKSTKGAKTEEAPKAEKAPKAEKAKEDKPKKGKK; from the coding sequence ATGAGCACAAAATCAAAAATAGGTATCCTCTTTGGCCAGGAAAATACGTTTCCGCAAGCGTTTGTTGATCGAGTAAACGAAAAGCAAAGTACATTTCTGGCTGAGTTTGTTAGTATTGATCAGGTTGAGCAAAGCGTCCCTACAGATTACGCGGTTATTATCGACCGTATTTCCCAGGATGTGCCGTTTTACAAGGCCTTTCTTAAAAATGCAGCACTGACGGGTACGGCCGTTGTCAACAATCCTTTCTGGTGGAGTGCCGACGAGAAGTTTTTTAACAATGCGCTGGCCGTTCAACTTGGTGTTCCGGTTCCTAAGACCATTTTACTGCCCTCAAAGGAACGGCCTGACGATACCAATCATAACTCGTTCCGCAATCTGAAGCACATGAACTGGGATGGAATTTTTCAGCACATTGGCTTCCCTGCCTTTATGAAACCCCATGCCGGAGGTGGCTGGAAAAGTGTCTATAAAGTAGACAACCCCGAGCAGATGTTTAAAGCCTATGACGAAACGGGCCAGTTAGTCATGCTGTATCAGGAAGCCATTGATTTTACCGATTATTTCCGGTGCTACTGCATTGGTGGTAAAGATGTGCTCATTATGCCCTACGAACCACGTAACCCGCATCACCTACGCTATGCTGCCCAGATGCAAACCACCGGCGATGCAGGTAAGAAATTACTGGCCACTATGACCGACTATGTACTGAAATTAAATCATGGCCTTGGGTATGATTTCAACACGGTTGAGTTTGCGGTACGTGATGGCATCCCCATCGCGATTGACTTCTGTAATCCCGCTCCTGATGCCGACGTACATTCGGTTGGACAGGCAAATTTTGATTGGGTAGTGGAAGCAGCTGCCAATATGGCCATTGATCGGGCCAAAAAAGCACAGAAAGGGACAAATAATCTAACCTGGGGAACGTTCGTGCGTGGATCGGTGATGAGTCAGGAGCCAGTAACTCCAGCTAAAGAAACAAAGTCGACGAAAGGTGCTAAAACGGAAGAAGCGCCTAAAGCTGAAAAGGCACCTAAAGCCGAGAAAGCAAAAGAGGATAAGCCGAAGAAAGGCAAGAAATAA
- a CDS encoding DinB family protein, with the protein MNALSRLRNHLVEVPAHLTTLSEHELTQHAPGKWSRKQILGHLIDSAINNLKRFTDAQVADGPYLIQPYQQDQLVVVNQYQSLPLFHLLTLWASLNTQILAVVEAIPAEILDSQIQIKQFSDFIEQKSLAWLIEDYIVHLEHHLKNLL; encoded by the coding sequence ATGAATGCCCTCAGTCGCCTTCGCAACCATCTTGTCGAAGTGCCTGCCCATCTGACAACCCTGTCGGAACACGAACTCACACAACATGCCCCTGGCAAATGGTCTCGAAAACAGATCCTTGGGCATTTGATTGACTCTGCTATTAATAACCTGAAGCGATTTACCGATGCGCAAGTTGCCGATGGTCCGTATTTGATTCAACCCTACCAGCAGGATCAATTAGTTGTTGTCAATCAATACCAGAGCCTCCCCCTCTTCCACTTACTAACACTTTGGGCTAGTTTAAACACGCAGATTTTAGCGGTTGTAGAAGCAATTCCGGCCGAGATTTTAGACTCACAGATTCAAATTAAACAATTCAGTGACTTTATAGAACAAAAATCATTAGCCTGGCTTATTGAAGATTATATTGTTCATCTAGAACACCATTTAAAAAATTTATTATAA